The DNA window AGAACTAGCAAGCTTAATATCAAAATAACGTTTTAAATAATATGGCTTATACAGATCCCCTGCTCTAGCAGGAGCAATCTGATTAATAACCATTGAAAGAAGATTAACTTTATACGAATCATAAAAACTGATTCTATTATCTGAAAGAATCTGCCAACGAAACGCTACCAACAAAAAATTGCATGCTGTTATCAAAAAAACATAAACAATTGTCATTAAATGATATGTTTTAAGACTATTAAGTAATAGATTGATGTTAATATTAAAATAAAGGTAGGCCAATGCTAAAATAACAATCGATAAACTAATTACCTTACTTAGCAAAGTTGATCTTCTCTTTGCTGAAATACACTATATAAAAATTGATTTGCATAACCCTACTTAATGAGGAATTTTTTCCTTCAAAGCCAAATAATCATAATATCCTAATATTTTACGTTCAAGGTGCTTGATATCGTCGCTGGCTATGATTTCTATTCTTTTTAAGCGTTTGAAATCAATATTTGCCTTCGTATTAAGACCAATATGGCTAGAAGAGACAATATTGTACCCAATTTTACTTGTCAAAAAGATAGTATCTGCGTTGTATGAGCCATGTGGATAGCTCACATGTAAAACTTTTGCTCCAATAATATCTTCTAACATTTTCTTACTTTCGGTTAATTCCATCTCTTGTTCTGCATAATTTAATAAGCCTAAATGTTTATGTGTCATCCCATGTGTGCCCAAGGTACAAAGTGAAGAATTGGCAAAAAGTTTTATATCTTCTTGACTCAAATAATCTTTTTGACCAATAGTTCCAGTTGTAATATAAAGTGTAAAAGGAATGCAATATTTTTCACAAATTTCTAAAGCATAGAGATTATCTTTATAGCCATCATCAAATGTAATAGAGAGCGTTTGGGCATCGAGTTTATCTTTATAGTCTTCATTTAAAGCAATAATCTCATATTGTTCTTTTAAAAAAAGCATATGTTCCACAAAACGCTCTTTTGTAATTGAAATGCCATAGCTATCATGTGGTAATTTTGATCCTATGGAATGATAAATCAAAATACGATTACCGATTTGAGAAGTGTGTTTATGATAAATATTAAAATACACGTAAGCAAGTTGGTCTTTAAGCATTTTTTTGAAATTCATAGATAAAACCTATTGATCAAACAGCTTAACATTGTGGAGTTACTAATCTCCCATTCTCCTAGCTTCTCGACAATATCACCCCGAAGACCATTTTTGAAAGAAAAAACATTTGGATTCAATAAGGGATCAATGCCTGATATATCATACTTGCTACAACCTAACTCTTTGGCTTTTTTCAACAGCTCAAATAACAGAACATGAGAAGAATAACTTTCTCTTCCTTTATCAACAGATGCAGCCCAAAAATCGATAGCAATACTTTCAAAATATAAAAAAGCCCTTATCGCTACAACATTCTCATCAAGTGTTGATTTTGCTATGATGATTCTTTGACCTAAATGATTTTGTATCTGCATAATTTCTTTTATTCTTGGTAAAGTAACTTCTTTTAAACCTTCAAATTTACGAAAAATAACATCTAATTGATCAACGGATGCCTTATCCAAAAATGAAATCTCTATATCTATATTTTTGTCATAACCTCGTTTAAGATTTTTTCTAAAATTAGCAGAACAACCACTCATAAGTTCTTCAACACTTTTTTCCAAGTTGATATAAATAGTATAATCGCTATTCATCTTTTGGCAACTCTTTTTCCAACCTGAACTATACAAATCTAAAGAGTCATTGAAATCTAAACTATTAGTAAAACTCGTTTTTATAAAAACATATTTTATACCAAATGTCTCTTGTATAAATGCTATAAACTTTTCTTTTTCAAAACAATCAACTGAGCCTGCAATACTTCCAACACACCAACCAACAAAAACATTAAACTTTTGTTTATAGGTTATTTGGAGATAAGCTAATTTGCCATTTTTATTGGCCTTAATGCTTGCTATTTTCCAACCCAGATTATTCTTA is part of the Sulfurospirillum arsenophilum NBRC 109478 genome and encodes:
- a CDS encoding polysaccharide deacetylase family protein, translating into MNFKKMLKDQLAYVYFNIYHKHTSQIGNRILIYHSIGSKLPHDSYGISITKERFVEHMLFLKEQYEIIALNEDYKDKLDAQTLSITFDDGYKDNLYALEICEKYCIPFTLYITTGTIGQKDYLSQEDIKLFANSSLCTLGTHGMTHKHLGLLNYAEQEMELTESKKMLEDIIGAKVLHVSYPHGSYNADTIFLTSKIGYNIVSSSHIGLNTKANIDFKRLKRIEIIASDDIKHLERKILGYYDYLALKEKIPH
- a CDS encoding peptidoglycan bridge formation glycyltransferase FemA/FemB family protein yields the protein MPKYEIIKDKESWNQAIAKEKNFSAYQIYEWGEYKNNLGWKIASIKANKNGKLAYLQITYKQKFNVFVGWCVGSIAGSVDCFEKEKFIAFIQETFGIKYVFIKTSFTNSLDFNDSLDLYSSGWKKSCQKMNSDYTIYINLEKSVEELMSGCSANFRKNLKRGYDKNIDIEISFLDKASVDQLDVIFRKFEGLKEVTLPRIKEIMQIQNHLGQRIIIAKSTLDENVVAIRAFLYFESIAIDFWAASVDKGRESYSSHVLLFELLKKAKELGCSKYDISGIDPLLNPNVFSFKNGLRGDIVEKLGEWEISNSTMLSCLINRFYL